In a single window of the Micromonospora sp. WMMD1155 genome:
- a CDS encoding FAD-dependent oxidoreductase, with protein sequence MTDRPEEFDLLVVGGGKAGKTLSMDVARSGQRVAMVERGMIGGSCINVACIPTKALVTSARAARQLRDAGALGLVVQGGQVDVDLLRAHKQDVVEGMVAANRQQFLDSGLHLVIGEARFVGPRTVRVSLADGGERVLRGADVVINTGTRPHLPSVPGMAEAGVLTSDTLLRLDRVPARLVVLGGGTVGVEFAQMFASFGSAVTLVEGGPRLLTREDPDISDAVMRVFVDDGIDVRVGVAVARVDRDADGTLRVTLDDGSAVIGDDVLVAAGREPVTDSLDLDAAGVRLSERGFVEVDEHLRTSAERTWAAGDVAGSPQFTHVSLDDYRIIRANLAGGQRSTADRLVPYTVFTTPELARVGLTETEARRAGYDVQVARLPVAAIPRARTLRQTQGMWKAVVDAGTDRILGAALLGPEAGEVITSVQLAMLAGMPWTALRDAVITHPTMTEGLNLLFASLQSRPVR encoded by the coding sequence GTGACCGACCGACCGGAGGAGTTCGACCTGCTCGTCGTGGGCGGCGGCAAGGCCGGCAAGACGTTGAGCATGGACGTCGCCCGGTCCGGGCAGCGGGTCGCCATGGTCGAACGCGGCATGATCGGCGGCAGCTGCATCAACGTGGCGTGCATCCCGACGAAGGCACTGGTGACCAGCGCAAGGGCGGCCCGCCAGCTGCGCGACGCGGGCGCGCTCGGCCTGGTGGTGCAGGGCGGCCAGGTCGACGTCGATCTGCTGCGGGCGCACAAGCAGGATGTGGTCGAGGGGATGGTGGCCGCCAACCGGCAGCAGTTCCTCGACTCCGGCCTGCACCTGGTGATCGGCGAGGCCCGGTTCGTCGGTCCACGGACGGTGCGGGTGTCGCTCGCCGACGGCGGCGAGCGGGTGCTGCGCGGCGCGGACGTGGTGATCAACACGGGTACGCGTCCGCACCTGCCCTCGGTGCCCGGGATGGCCGAGGCCGGGGTGTTGACCAGCGACACGCTGCTGCGCCTGGACCGGGTTCCGGCCCGGTTGGTGGTGCTCGGCGGCGGCACCGTCGGGGTGGAGTTCGCGCAGATGTTCGCGTCGTTCGGCAGCGCGGTGACGCTGGTCGAGGGCGGGCCGCGGCTGCTCACCCGCGAGGATCCCGACATCAGTGACGCGGTGATGCGGGTCTTCGTCGACGACGGCATCGACGTACGGGTGGGTGTCGCGGTGGCGCGGGTCGACCGGGACGCCGACGGCACGCTGCGGGTGACGCTCGACGACGGCAGCGCGGTGATCGGGGACGACGTGCTGGTGGCCGCCGGCCGGGAACCGGTCACCGACTCCCTCGACCTGGACGCGGCCGGCGTACGCCTCAGCGAGCGGGGCTTCGTGGAGGTCGACGAGCACCTGCGCACCAGCGCCGAGCGCACCTGGGCGGCCGGAGACGTCGCCGGCAGCCCGCAGTTCACCCACGTCTCGCTGGACGACTACCGGATCATCCGGGCGAACCTCGCGGGTGGACAGCGCAGCACCGCCGACCGGCTCGTCCCGTACACCGTCTTCACCACCCCGGAGCTGGCCCGGGTCGGGCTCACCGAGACCGAGGCGCGTCGCGCCGGGTACGACGTCCAGGTGGCCCGCCTACCGGTCGCCGCGATCCCCCGGGCACGCACCCTGCGGCAGACCCAGGGCATGTGGAAGGCGGTCGTCGACGCGGGCACCGACCGGATCCTCGGTGCGGCGCTGCTCGGCCCCGAGGCCGGCGAGGTGATCACGTCGGTGCAGTTGGCCATGCTCGCCGGGATGCCGTGGACCGCTCTGCGCGACGCGGTCATCACCCACCCGACCATGACCGAGGGTCTCAACCTGCTCTTCGCCTCGTTACAGTCCCGCCCGGTCCGCTGA
- a CDS encoding DivIVA domain-containing protein codes for MSIGAEPRAGRDDAASRPTFELALRGYDKRQVDRHLEQLDGQIAMLSGEHGRSAVRVRELTAEVQRLRTELADLQEKPVQVDRATIHDLGPMVAEIMALADKQATMITESATDRANELRSEAEQILADTRERAAQARQDLAEELTTRRAEQEQAHEERRTLAEAELTAIREHAEQLRADGEAAHERAQHEAKRITEQSAQQLNQTRVAADALMKSARTQIQQELQSARAKNQQEMAQWQASVEREVNERRAAAERDIAEQQAAAERELAEQSSATEQQIAALLAEAQQHVTELRNRADEQAAIHQEKLTALQQEIEERQQEATELNAELDTARQQLAEIRQEGETLEDELSRMQQRLGEVRRDLTAESARLEEARRAGDSAERHAKEVRARVQREAKRVADLAAAAVMAAAAGGTETAEYPMVGPRSDTDRPTAERAGVERLTVDRTGVPPVLAERPADEDAGTDPAPADQAPAYSVHQVADHSPDEVAAEPAERTGDPVDTPESTDEPAAERPATQEVRPEPTFPRHIGTDAPTPVPFLAFGQPVSENGSARH; via the coding sequence ATGTCCATCGGCGCTGAGCCGCGCGCAGGACGCGACGATGCGGCCTCGCGGCCGACCTTCGAGCTCGCCCTGCGCGGCTACGACAAACGCCAGGTGGACCGACACCTGGAGCAGCTCGACGGCCAGATCGCGATGCTCAGTGGGGAGCACGGGCGCTCCGCCGTCCGGGTCCGTGAGTTGACCGCCGAGGTGCAGCGCCTGCGAACCGAACTAGCCGACCTTCAGGAGAAACCGGTGCAGGTGGACCGCGCGACGATCCACGACCTGGGCCCGATGGTCGCCGAGATCATGGCTCTCGCCGACAAGCAGGCCACCATGATCACCGAGTCGGCCACCGACCGCGCGAACGAGCTGCGCAGCGAGGCGGAGCAGATCCTCGCCGACACCCGGGAACGCGCGGCGCAGGCACGCCAGGATCTGGCCGAGGAGTTGACGACCCGGCGGGCCGAGCAGGAGCAGGCGCACGAGGAGCGGCGCACGCTGGCCGAGGCCGAGTTGACGGCGATCCGTGAGCACGCGGAGCAGTTGCGCGCCGACGGTGAGGCGGCGCACGAGCGCGCCCAGCACGAGGCGAAGCGGATCACCGAGCAGAGCGCCCAGCAGCTCAACCAGACCCGGGTGGCCGCCGACGCGCTGATGAAGTCGGCGCGTACGCAGATCCAGCAGGAACTCCAGTCGGCCCGCGCGAAGAACCAGCAGGAGATGGCCCAGTGGCAGGCCAGCGTGGAGCGGGAGGTCAACGAACGGCGGGCCGCCGCCGAGCGGGACATCGCCGAGCAGCAGGCCGCCGCCGAGCGCGAGCTCGCCGAGCAGAGCAGCGCGACGGAGCAGCAGATCGCCGCCCTGCTGGCCGAGGCGCAGCAGCACGTGACCGAGCTGCGTAACCGCGCCGACGAGCAGGCGGCCATCCACCAGGAGAAGCTCACCGCGCTTCAACAGGAGATCGAGGAGCGCCAGCAGGAAGCCACCGAGCTGAACGCCGAGCTGGACACCGCCCGTCAGCAGCTCGCCGAGATCCGCCAGGAGGGCGAGACGCTGGAGGACGAGCTGTCGAGGATGCAGCAGCGGCTCGGCGAGGTCCGCCGGGACCTCACCGCCGAGAGCGCCCGGCTGGAGGAGGCCCGACGGGCCGGGGACTCCGCCGAGCGACACGCCAAAGAGGTCCGTGCCCGGGTGCAACGGGAGGCGAAGCGGGTGGCCGACCTCGCCGCCGCCGCGGTCATGGCCGCGGCCGCCGGCGGGACGGAGACCGCCGAGTACCCGATGGTCGGCCCCCGTTCCGACACGGACCGGCCCACTGCCGAGCGGGCGGGGGTCGAGCGGCTCACCGTCGACCGCACCGGAGTGCCACCGGTCCTCGCGGAGCGGCCCGCCGACGAGGACGCGGGCACTGACCCGGCTCCGGCCGACCAGGCACCGGCGTACTCGGTCCACCAGGTGGCGGACCACTCACCCGACGAGGTCGCGGCCGAGCCCGCCGAGCGGACCGGCGACCCTGTCGATACGCCGGAGTCGACCGACGAACCGGCCGCCGAGCGTCCGGCGACGCAGGAGGTACGCCCCGAGCCGACCTTCCCTCGGCACATCGGCACTGACGCGCCGACGCCCGTACCGTTCCTCGCCTTCGGGCAGCCGGTCAGCGAGAACGGCTCCGCCCGCCACTGA
- a CDS encoding bifunctional NAD(P)/FAD-dependent oxidoreductase/class I SAM-dependent methyltransferase produces MDETYDVVVVGGGAAGLSGALALSRARRSVLVVDSGEPRNAPADRIHNYLGREGTPPGELLATGRAEVAGYGGQFRTGRVEAATRDDDGFRLTLDGGDSVRARRLLVTTGLTDELPDVPGLAQRWGRDVLHCPYCHGWEVRDRRIGVLATGPLAVHQAEMWRQWSPDVLLLLHDSPAPDAEVAERLAARGIAVVPGPVAEVEVTDDALTGVRLADGRVVALDAVVVATRLTPRAGLLVGLGLAPEEVTMGEHVIGAQIPADATGATSVPGVWVAGNVADLRAQVITSAAAGLNAGAAINADLIAEDTRVAVAAYRELVATAFEEPAWEERYQSRPAVWSGRPNPQLVAEVADLPPGRALDVGSGEGADAVWLAERGWQVTAVDISATALTRAAANADTVGVGDRIEFTHADLRDKPPAEEAYDLVSAQFMHLPPVQRQELFARLAAAVAPGGVLLIVGHHPSDLWTTVRRMHMPDMMYTAEGVAADLDPSHWEVLTAEARPRPATDPDGNEVILHDAVLLARRR; encoded by the coding sequence GTGGACGAGACATACGACGTGGTGGTGGTGGGCGGCGGCGCCGCGGGGCTCAGCGGTGCCCTGGCGCTGAGCCGGGCCCGACGGTCGGTGCTGGTGGTCGACTCCGGTGAGCCGCGCAACGCGCCCGCCGACCGGATTCACAACTACCTGGGCCGGGAGGGGACGCCGCCGGGCGAGTTGCTCGCGACCGGGCGGGCCGAGGTGGCCGGGTACGGCGGGCAGTTCCGCACCGGTCGGGTGGAGGCCGCGACCCGGGACGACGACGGGTTCCGGCTGACCCTCGACGGCGGGGATTCGGTGCGGGCCCGGCGGTTGCTGGTGACCACCGGCCTGACCGACGAACTGCCCGACGTGCCCGGCCTGGCGCAGCGGTGGGGGCGCGACGTGCTGCACTGCCCGTACTGCCACGGTTGGGAGGTCCGGGACCGGCGCATCGGCGTCCTGGCGACCGGGCCGCTGGCCGTGCACCAGGCGGAGATGTGGCGACAGTGGAGCCCCGACGTGCTGCTCCTGCTGCACGACTCCCCCGCACCGGACGCGGAGGTCGCCGAGCGGCTCGCCGCCCGGGGCATCGCGGTGGTGCCGGGTCCGGTCGCCGAGGTGGAGGTGACCGACGACGCGTTGACCGGCGTACGGCTCGCCGACGGCCGGGTGGTGGCGCTCGACGCCGTTGTGGTGGCGACGCGGCTGACCCCTCGCGCCGGGCTGCTGGTGGGGCTGGGTCTGGCCCCGGAGGAGGTGACGATGGGTGAGCACGTGATCGGTGCCCAGATCCCGGCCGACGCCACCGGCGCGACGAGCGTCCCGGGCGTCTGGGTGGCGGGCAACGTGGCCGACCTGCGCGCTCAGGTGATCACGTCCGCCGCGGCCGGTCTCAACGCCGGAGCCGCGATCAACGCGGATCTGATCGCCGAGGACACCCGTGTCGCGGTCGCCGCGTACCGGGAGTTGGTGGCCACCGCGTTCGAGGAGCCGGCGTGGGAGGAGCGCTACCAGTCCCGACCGGCGGTGTGGAGTGGTCGACCGAACCCACAGTTGGTCGCCGAGGTCGCGGACCTGCCGCCGGGGCGTGCGCTGGACGTGGGCAGCGGGGAGGGCGCCGACGCGGTGTGGCTGGCGGAGCGCGGCTGGCAGGTCACTGCGGTGGACATCTCCGCCACCGCGCTGACCCGGGCCGCCGCCAACGCCGACACCGTGGGCGTCGGCGACCGGATCGAGTTCACGCACGCCGACCTGCGCGACAAGCCGCCGGCCGAGGAGGCGTACGACCTGGTGTCCGCGCAGTTCATGCACCTGCCGCCGGTGCAGCGGCAGGAGCTGTTCGCCCGGTTGGCGGCGGCGGTGGCTCCCGGCGGTGTTCTGCTGATCGTCGGGCACCACCCGTCGGATCTGTGGACGACGGTCCGGCGGATGCACATGCCGGACATGATGTACACGGCGGAGGGCGTGGCCGCCGACCTGGACCCGTCGCACTGGGAGGTGCTGACGGCCGAGGCACGCCCCCGCCCGGCCACCGACCCGGACGGCAACGAGGTCATCCTCCACGACGCGGTCCTCCTCGCACGCCGCCGCTAA
- a CDS encoding XRE family transcriptional regulator — protein sequence MAKDDAVALAGVGPRLRALRTKRGITLTQLGDLTGISVSTLSRLESGSRRPTLELLLPLARAYQVALDELVDAPDTGDPRVRPKPIVRHGITYLPLTRRPGGLQAFKLIFPPEAPSGDRSQQTHEGYEWLYVLSGRLRLLLGENDLILTSGEVAEFDTRVPHRVLNPGPGTAEALILFGPQGERLHVRARPSAPDENL from the coding sequence ATGGCAAAAGACGACGCCGTCGCGCTGGCCGGGGTCGGCCCCCGGCTGCGCGCCCTGCGCACCAAACGCGGGATCACGCTGACCCAGCTCGGCGACCTCACCGGCATCTCGGTGAGCACCCTGTCCCGGCTGGAATCCGGCAGCCGCCGGCCCACCCTGGAGCTGCTGCTCCCGCTGGCCCGCGCGTACCAGGTGGCGCTCGACGAGCTGGTCGACGCACCGGACACCGGCGACCCTCGGGTACGCCCCAAACCGATCGTCAGGCACGGCATCACGTACCTGCCGCTGACCCGCCGACCCGGGGGTCTGCAGGCGTTCAAGCTGATCTTCCCGCCGGAGGCACCCAGCGGCGACCGGAGCCAGCAGACCCACGAGGGGTACGAGTGGCTCTACGTGCTCTCCGGCCGGCTGCGTCTCCTGCTCGGCGAGAACGATCTGATCCTGACGTCGGGCGAGGTGGCCGAGTTCGACACCCGGGTCCCGCACCGCGTCCTCAACCCCGGCCCCGGCACCGCGGAGGCCCTGATCCTCTTCGGGCCACAGGGGGAGCGGCTGCACGTCCGCGCCCGCCCGTCCGCGCCCGACGAGAATCTTTGA
- a CDS encoding alpha/beta hydrolase — translation MTDAASRRWPDRIEHRDIVVNEVPGFRPLTLDLVVPVAAPRPVPVLVWIHGGAWLFGSPKRPPDWLMEADPFTAAIRAGFAVASAQYRLSGEAPFPAQLDDVKAAVRWLRRHGDTVRVDRERIGVWGESAGGHLAAMVALTGDEQDDSGVRAAVCWYAPSNLLTMQSQAHPSGTIDHDAADSPESLLIGAPLADNPEVGRAASPITYVTDQAPPMLLVHGDQDVVVPVGQSEELAAALTAAGAEVELSVVQGADHCFGGAPLEPLVRDTLAFFIRVLTA, via the coding sequence ATGACCGATGCGGCATCCCGGCGTTGGCCCGACCGGATCGAGCACCGTGACATCGTCGTCAACGAGGTACCGGGCTTCCGCCCGCTGACGTTGGACCTTGTCGTGCCGGTGGCGGCACCCCGACCGGTCCCGGTCCTGGTGTGGATCCACGGCGGAGCATGGCTGTTCGGCTCGCCGAAGCGCCCGCCGGACTGGCTCATGGAGGCGGATCCGTTCACCGCCGCCATCCGGGCCGGGTTCGCCGTCGCCTCCGCTCAGTACCGACTGAGCGGCGAGGCGCCCTTTCCCGCCCAACTCGACGACGTCAAGGCGGCGGTGCGCTGGCTGCGCCGACACGGCGACACGGTGCGCGTGGACCGCGAGCGGATCGGGGTGTGGGGCGAGTCGGCCGGTGGGCACCTGGCCGCGATGGTCGCGCTGACCGGGGACGAACAGGACGACAGCGGCGTCCGGGCGGCAGTCTGCTGGTACGCGCCGTCGAACCTGCTGACCATGCAGTCGCAGGCGCACCCGTCCGGCACGATCGACCATGACGCGGCCGACTCGCCCGAGTCTCTTCTGATCGGCGCCCCGTTGGCCGACAACCCGGAGGTGGGCCGGGCGGCCAGTCCGATCACCTACGTGACCGACCAGGCCCCACCCATGCTGCTGGTCCACGGCGACCAGGACGTGGTCGTACCGGTGGGGCAGAGCGAGGAGCTAGCCGCGGCACTGACGGCGGCCGGCGCCGAGGTCGAGTTGTCGGTGGTGCAAGGGGCCGATCACTGCTTCGGCGGAGCGCCGCTGGAGCCGCTGGTCCGCGACACCCTGGCGTTCTTCATCCGGGTCCTGACCGCTTAA
- a CDS encoding helix-turn-helix transcriptional regulator, with translation MSDPAAFGARLRTYRERAGKTRPVLGGLVGRSAEWVKALENGRLLPPRLPMLLRLAEVLDIPDLADLTGDQSLPVASVTRAGHSEIGKVAAVMQRASVPVGAVTPVVVLRHLVDQAWALWHRSTTERTAVAVVLPGLLTDAQRSARMLDGGDRRPALVELARVYHLVQLYLAHQPLPELVWLAADRALSAAQDADDPAAMAVAAWYYAHVFRGANQADAAEQVLVEAGGLVDPAAGGEQLARWGQVQLGIALGHSKAGRAGRAWRAWDAADSAASRLGDGYVHPWLMFGSAACAAYAVSIETDLCRTGEAVRRADTTDYRGLPSQTRRAAALIDAARAHMLDRGEVAAVHLLGRALRESVDTVRYNPYARTVALELSNRPGTVGEDARELALAIGMIG, from the coding sequence ATGAGCGATCCTGCGGCCTTTGGTGCGCGTCTGCGGACGTATCGCGAGCGTGCGGGGAAGACCCGGCCCGTTCTCGGCGGGCTGGTCGGGCGTAGCGCGGAGTGGGTCAAGGCGTTGGAGAACGGCCGTCTACTGCCGCCACGCCTGCCCATGCTGTTGCGGCTGGCCGAGGTGCTCGACATTCCGGATCTAGCGGATCTGACCGGTGATCAGTCGTTGCCGGTGGCTTCGGTGACCAGGGCGGGGCATTCTGAGATCGGCAAGGTCGCTGCGGTGATGCAGCGGGCCTCGGTGCCGGTTGGCGCGGTGACGCCGGTCGTCGTGTTGCGTCATCTGGTGGATCAGGCATGGGCCTTGTGGCATCGGTCGACGACCGAGCGTACGGCGGTGGCGGTGGTGCTTCCCGGGTTGCTGACGGATGCGCAGCGGAGTGCCCGGATGCTTGACGGCGGGGACCGTCGGCCAGCGTTGGTGGAGTTGGCGCGGGTGTACCACCTGGTGCAGTTGTACCTTGCGCACCAGCCGTTGCCGGAGTTGGTGTGGCTTGCTGCCGACCGGGCGCTGTCGGCGGCCCAGGACGCCGACGACCCGGCGGCGATGGCGGTGGCGGCCTGGTACTACGCGCACGTCTTTCGGGGCGCGAATCAGGCGGATGCCGCCGAGCAGGTACTGGTCGAGGCCGGGGGTCTGGTTGACCCGGCCGCGGGTGGTGAGCAGTTGGCGCGATGGGGTCAGGTGCAGCTCGGGATCGCCTTGGGCCACAGCAAGGCTGGCCGGGCCGGTCGGGCGTGGCGGGCGTGGGATGCCGCTGACTCGGCCGCGAGCCGGCTCGGTGACGGGTACGTCCATCCGTGGCTGATGTTCGGATCGGCGGCCTGTGCGGCGTACGCGGTTTCCATCGAGACGGACCTGTGCCGCACGGGTGAGGCGGTGCGGCGGGCCGACACCACCGACTATCGGGGGTTGCCCTCGCAGACCCGCCGGGCTGCCGCGCTGATCGATGCTGCCCGGGCGCACATGCTGGACCGTGGGGAGGTCGCGGCGGTGCACCTGCTCGGTCGGGCACTGCGGGAGAGCGTTGACACGGTGCGATATAACCCGTACGCCCGTACTGTTGCGCTGGAACTGTCGAACCGGCCAGGAACGGTCGGTGAGGACGCCCGAGAGTTGGCTCTCGCCATCGGCATGATCGGGTAA
- a CDS encoding dehydrogenase has product MSSEAYACWVREPGAAEIRPVTLPAPGPDEVLVRARYSGVSRGTETLVFAGRVPPDQYAAMRAPFQDGDFPGPVKYGYLSVGVVEQGPADLLGRTVFCLHPHQSAYVVPATAVVPVPDGVPPARAVLAGTVETAVNALWDAAPLLGDRVTVVGAGMVGCCVAALLARFPGVQVELVDTDARRAGVAGALGVEFAQPADATGDRDLVVHASATGDGLQLSLDLLASEGTVVELSWYGDRPVQVSLGGAFHSGRLTVRSSQVGMVAPARRGRRSYTDRLALALDLLDDPAFDALITGASRFTELPDVLARLSSGDLPALCHLITYDDGE; this is encoded by the coding sequence GTGAGCAGCGAGGCGTACGCCTGCTGGGTGCGCGAGCCCGGTGCGGCCGAGATCCGTCCGGTGACGCTGCCCGCACCCGGGCCCGACGAGGTGCTGGTCCGAGCCCGCTACTCCGGCGTCAGCCGGGGCACCGAGACGCTCGTCTTCGCCGGCCGGGTGCCCCCCGACCAGTACGCCGCGATGCGCGCCCCCTTTCAGGACGGTGACTTCCCCGGCCCGGTGAAGTACGGCTACCTCAGCGTCGGCGTGGTCGAGCAGGGCCCCGCGGACCTGCTCGGGCGGACGGTGTTCTGCCTGCACCCGCACCAGAGCGCGTACGTCGTGCCGGCCACCGCCGTGGTGCCCGTACCGGACGGGGTGCCTCCGGCCCGGGCGGTGCTCGCCGGCACCGTGGAGACCGCCGTCAACGCGCTGTGGGACGCCGCGCCGCTGCTCGGCGACCGGGTCACCGTCGTGGGCGCGGGCATGGTGGGCTGCTGTGTCGCCGCGCTGCTCGCCCGGTTCCCCGGCGTGCAGGTCGAGTTGGTCGACACCGACGCCCGGAGGGCCGGGGTGGCCGGCGCGCTCGGCGTCGAGTTCGCCCAACCGGCCGACGCGACCGGCGACCGGGACCTCGTCGTGCACGCCAGCGCCACCGGCGACGGACTGCAACTGTCGCTGGACCTGCTCGCGTCGGAGGGCACCGTCGTCGAGCTGAGCTGGTACGGCGACCGCCCGGTGCAGGTGTCGCTGGGTGGAGCGTTCCACTCCGGGCGGCTGACCGTGCGCAGCAGTCAGGTCGGCATGGTCGCGCCCGCCCGCCGGGGGCGGCGCAGCTACACCGACCGGCTGGCGCTCGCCCTGGACCTGCTCGACGACCCGGCCTTCGACGCCCTGATCACCGGCGCGTCCCGGTTCACGGAGCTGCCCGACGTGCTTGCCCGACTGAGCAGCGGCGACCTGCCCGCGCTCTGCCACCTCATCACCTACGACGACGGGGAGTGA
- a CDS encoding 6-carboxytetrahydropterin synthase → MFSVTVRDHIMIAHSFRGEVFGPAQRLHGATFVVDATFRRPDLDADGIVVDIGLATEQLRAVLADLTYRNLDDEPAFAGVNTTTEVLARTIADRLAERVHAGDLGAGARDLTGIAVTLHESHIAWAGYERSL, encoded by the coding sequence GTGTTCAGCGTGACCGTTCGGGATCACATCATGATCGCCCACAGTTTCCGGGGCGAGGTGTTCGGTCCGGCGCAACGTCTGCACGGGGCGACGTTCGTCGTGGACGCGACGTTCCGCCGGCCCGACCTGGACGCCGACGGGATCGTGGTCGACATCGGCCTGGCCACCGAGCAGTTGCGGGCGGTGCTGGCCGACCTGACCTACCGCAACCTGGACGACGAGCCGGCCTTCGCCGGGGTGAACACCACCACCGAGGTGCTGGCCCGCACGATCGCGGACCGGCTGGCCGAGCGGGTGCACGCGGGCGACCTGGGCGCCGGGGCGCGGGACCTGACCGGCATCGCGGTCACCCTGCACGAGTCGCACATCGCCTGGGCCGGCTACGAGCGGTCGCTGTGA
- a CDS encoding glycosyltransferase family 4 protein, translated as MIDAGRAAPADGSATTGRPVHVVLPGDIDDPATPSGGNTYDRRICSGLGEHGWSVREHPVPGAWPDPDPVDRARLAEVLAALPDDAVVLLDGLIASTVPDLLAPHARRLRLVVLVHLPFDDEAEARALATARAVVTTSEWTRRHLVARHRTLADRVRAAPPGVRPAPPAPGSAAGGRLLCVAAVTHHKGYDVLVDALSTVVGLPWTMVCAGTLDREPDLVRRLRERLTGAGLTERVRFAGPLTGAALDAAYAEADLLVLPSRGETFGMVVTEALARGLPVLTTEVGGLPEALGYAPDGDRPGLLVAPHDPAALAGALVRWLTDDALRARLRHAALARRDTLTDWPVTTALLAAALKEVAG; from the coding sequence GTGATCGATGCCGGGCGGGCGGCGCCCGCCGACGGGTCGGCCACGACCGGCCGCCCGGTGCACGTCGTCCTGCCCGGCGACATCGACGACCCGGCCACCCCGAGCGGTGGCAACACGTACGACCGGCGGATCTGTTCCGGGCTCGGCGAGCACGGCTGGTCGGTGCGTGAGCACCCGGTGCCCGGTGCGTGGCCGGACCCCGACCCGGTCGACCGGGCGAGGCTGGCCGAGGTCCTCGCCGCCCTGCCCGACGACGCCGTGGTGCTGCTCGACGGCCTGATCGCCTCGACCGTGCCCGACCTCCTCGCCCCGCACGCCCGGCGGCTGCGTCTGGTCGTCCTCGTCCACCTGCCGTTCGACGACGAGGCCGAGGCCCGCGCGCTGGCGACCGCGCGGGCCGTCGTGACCACCAGCGAGTGGACCCGCCGCCACCTGGTGGCCCGCCACCGGACCCTCGCCGACCGGGTCCGGGCCGCGCCGCCCGGGGTGCGACCGGCGCCGCCGGCACCCGGCTCGGCCGCCGGCGGACGGCTGCTCTGCGTCGCGGCGGTCACCCACCACAAGGGGTACGACGTACTCGTCGACGCGTTGTCCACGGTGGTCGGGCTGCCCTGGACGATGGTGTGCGCGGGCACCCTGGACCGGGAGCCGGATCTCGTGCGACGGCTGCGCGAGCGGCTCACCGGCGCGGGTCTCACCGAGCGGGTGCGATTCGCGGGTCCGCTGACCGGTGCGGCGCTGGACGCCGCGTACGCCGAGGCCGACCTGCTGGTGCTGCCGTCCCGGGGCGAGACGTTCGGCATGGTCGTCACCGAGGCGCTGGCCCGTGGCCTGCCGGTGCTGACCACCGAGGTCGGTGGGCTCCCGGAGGCCCTCGGGTACGCGCCCGACGGGGACCGGCCGGGCCTGCTGGTCGCGCCGCACGACCCGGCCGCGCTGGCCGGGGCGCTGGTCCGTTGGCTGACCGACGACGCGTTGCGGGCCCGGTTGCGGCATGCCGCCCTGGCCCGCCGCGACACCCTGACCGACTGGCCGGTGACGACCGCGCTGCTGGCCGCCGCGCTGAAGGAGGTGGCGGGATGA
- a CDS encoding class I SAM-dependent methyltransferase, protein MTVEETLSFADWLRLREPADAAARAEDLLDAVRPRLAGATPTVIHDLGSGTGSMSRWVAARLPGPQHWVLHDRDGDLLARVAEGMTGVVAADGAPVTVSTRCGDLTRLDAADLADASLVTASALLDMLTAEEVDRVVAACVGRPTIFAVSVTGRVRLTPADPLDEVVEAAFNEHQRRTVDGRRLLGPDAVAATAAAFARHGVDVRERPSPWRLGPEQADLAAEWLRGWLGAACEQRPDLAGPARAYARRRLDEAAAGQLTVLVEHSDLLAGG, encoded by the coding sequence ATGACCGTCGAGGAGACCCTGTCGTTCGCCGACTGGCTGCGGCTGCGCGAGCCGGCCGACGCGGCGGCGCGTGCCGAGGACCTGCTGGACGCCGTCCGCCCCCGGCTGGCCGGCGCGACCCCGACCGTCATCCACGACCTGGGAAGCGGCACCGGCTCGATGAGCCGGTGGGTGGCCGCGCGCCTACCCGGCCCGCAGCACTGGGTGCTGCACGACCGGGACGGGGATCTGCTGGCCCGGGTCGCCGAGGGCATGACCGGGGTGGTGGCGGCCGACGGCGCCCCGGTGACCGTCAGCACCCGCTGCGGTGACCTCACCCGGCTCGACGCCGCCGACCTGGCCGATGCCTCCCTGGTCACCGCGTCGGCGCTGCTGGACATGCTCACCGCCGAGGAGGTCGACCGGGTGGTGGCCGCCTGTGTCGGCCGCCCCACCATCTTCGCCGTCTCGGTGACCGGGCGGGTCCGGCTCACCCCGGCCGACCCGCTGGACGAGGTGGTCGAGGCCGCGTTCAACGAGCACCAGCGGCGCACCGTCGACGGTCGCCGACTGCTCGGGCCGGACGCGGTCGCCGCCACCGCCGCCGCGTTCGCCCGGCACGGTGTCGACGTACGGGAGCGGCCCAGCCCGTGGCGGCTCGGCCCGGAGCAGGCCGACCTCGCCGCCGAGTGGCTGCGGGGTTGGCTGGGCGCGGCGTGCGAGCAGCGCCCCGACCTGGCCGGTCCCGCCCGGGCGTACGCCCGTCGTCGGCTGGACGAGGCGGCGGCCGGACAGCTCACCGTGCTGGTCGAGCACAGTGACCTCCTCGCCGGTGGATGA